The Drosophila mauritiana strain mau12 chromosome 2R, ASM438214v1, whole genome shotgun sequence genome has a segment encoding these proteins:
- the LOC117138433 gene encoding maternal protein tudor produces the protein MNGQPRNAVPSKVDLYITHVDHVGPYLKVYGQINRDAASLISTRIRNLLPTCFAIEPSWSVERQQALLMPGTFCIFKNINGPAPGDVEYRRIRVVSADLEGQSMRAEIEFVDFGYKRTVDIHDLMFPKQPKLLQSIPLHCFQYIVLGICSEWDQTDLAVVQQLVVNQIVQITIEPTQICDQKFASLRWKDFELNEFLVQQRQIGVSVDKQLMMDHCKKLWKDTPQPLVTEYNNNSIHNSKTPMEIAREQLAVRQSLAARLDAQRSVQVTPSRPLNADAPEYAPKHLPLVNVTNLQVPMQDPNNTQKPVFVSTNPYNRANYQPAVPAAQPYVPKANPRSQYTYYNVRMNKPFNAMPPPAGPHVPIQHYNQQPSYVPVNYVPARFTPPRTPSIAQHQIPIPAFRTTSLTVGLTYDVDVSYVENGPYLFWVHLKSSDHDLSTMMGQIERTKLKVLTQAPELGTACVARFSEDGHLYRAMVCAVYAQRYRVVYVDYGNSELLSTSDLFQIPPELLEIKPFAFRFALAGTKEIEPIDESMKRIFKKSSIYRNFELTVQAPESVGSMQTCHLNQNGTNMLELLRQLKNSRQSYKKAEQLENDDAVEIRFIDSPSNFYVQKVANIGKFEQLMDEMFSYYNANQRVPDQLILGAPCIVKCDQEWYRAEILRVDDSVIVRHVDFGYEQNVKRHLIGHIAEKHLEMPRQAIKCCLKGFENSELSEDKVTDQFEMLAEESNIRRRTFSVRIFRIEPDGLNVVNLLAKNLNVMKKLYKLSMPFEQYLSLEKGQFNTNNSRGESVISSELNKSHILNSTSIVETENRLQVQEKQQQQKKDDVKQQRLAVEIPQAVKSVSKNSTDWDKRSSTSAGSKDGKRQQQEQIQRVDRHLDFSCETQSTGSYNSGTSSPRKGNRQQNGRTPIQSPRHHEKQEAKKNARFSNSESPRRSKDGQQGNQRSQNAPQGYAQKPQRQKSTLDGTINSKRSSGVVSDITSSSTESVAAPKPEKYVSLDKPYALQEMRTPSKEAVSLSWWISPFQFYIVPKSVSAKYDNVLRDMQDFYRQKQLQPLQLKVGSTVVVRQRKNNAILRATVTACNHMMRKYRVFCVDTGSLITVTSEDIWQLEQRFADVPCMAHRCSFHSVVTNYDPLYIVDRMEKFVPVNAKVDCEFVSKEKSNQGSNISSTFSYTVNMFVNGASLRDMLVKAEFLTEVAPEIRVNLLAGQQIRGKFTSIRDMTSFKVQFDYGNNVNFLCTYDDAKFVKSNPNLARRFKEFYEGKSFALNVKNVCENNIVHLRPVMPLFLEDRRAFICPYPVVLSSFQALVVYTAKPYRVYVQPQTIVPIMQTLLDNMYEHYKTKGDSLKKFDVGQICAVRRSDGNWYRARISGKDSNEACLEVFYIDYGYTEEIKRDDIKALDAKFYEHASGFAVEINLPIGRPSNDTKLKARIAEILEKKVVTIKSIEVRRSHLIADVILENNQSVIDLLKAEKLVPGKDLDYMRKQMEKGKSRTYEYIETVDLTLDEEEDKGRKETASKSGSANASPKKKQNNDKDRESKKSKPAEPARTIAPQPIALKTPSPVPAEPALVPKPATPVPEVVEVPEINPTVEEAAAESKQAPAQEDPYKDLDCVVLSHCDNPAQFYVHPIDQLSKLNQLHENLQIVSPSLPQLMNVVNGADCVSMYSVDKCWYRAKIIDAELMVLLFIDYGNTDCVSDATEIKESMWSHIEPFCLPCALPIRPKGTADWVDAANGIFNESYSKVPRLEYLTQGDHYTTSYVNMYIDGEDVAKKLIADGFARPLEYLASGCSCYISHVNGICDFFIQLERDSKALELIELYLRKKDTLKPLEGFEKGLIVAALFEDDELWYRAQLQKELPDSRYEVLFIDYGNTSTTSKCLMLSEEIASLPSLSKKCSLQLPDAYISWTPEAEAKFIELTGEGELVFTTQLLKPGQDHVTIDLLLDGENIVERLLPLCQRKESKEASKESLAVTTKAIITHVENTSRIYLQFSEKDSLMDIICEKLNGSKLQPMTEKASVDDMCVVQFADDLEFYRSRILEVLEDDQYKVIMIDYGNTTVVDKLYELPQDFTLIKPVAEVCSMEPSAIFEKNKALTLTTLDALLDSCKCVVAVEFVNKSANPPVVRLTTKDKRSLNIYEHLQKLVQAELKLIQKRNENSECVISYGSSPKSFYVQMKHNSADLDLIVKTLQSLKKEKLKKLIDPTTNSNGVCYSQEDACYYRCSIKSVLDPSQGFEVFLLDYGNTLVVPEVWQLPEEIEPIPSLALHCQLSDIPMDVSDEKLEEAFAALLEQHFGELYEITTQPNEDETKPLIAQLRINYKDFVQELVSTVTGVQKPLEAELHNCVVVQFDGPMSFYVQMESDVPALEQMTDKLLDAEQDLPAFSDLKEGALCVAQFPEDEVFYRAQILKVLDDGKCEVHFIDFGNNAVTQQFRQLPEELAKPARYSRHCELDASTISKCDAALLQTFIDTRFSETFQVEILATKEAGTHVVRLFYQSKNISEKLQESQ, from the exons ATGAATGGACAGCCGCGCAATGCTGTTCCCTCAAAAGTGGACCTGTACATCACTCATGTGGATCACGTGGGTCCGTATCTGAAGGTCTACGGCCAAATTAACCGAGATGCCGCCTCCCTGATCAGCACACGAATCAGGAATCTGTTGCCCACATGCTTTGCCATTGAGCCCAGTTGGTCAGTGGAGCGCCAGCAGGCTCTCCTCATGCCCGGCACGTTTTGCATATTCAAGAATATCAATGGCCCGGCTCCTGGTGATGTGGAGTACAGGCGAATACGTGTGGTCAGTGCGGACCTGGAGGGTCAATCGATGCGGGCGGAGATCGAGTTCGTGGACTTTGGCTATAAGCGTACTGTAGATATTCACGAT TTAATGTTCCCCAAGCAGCCCAAGCTGCTGCAGAGCATTCCCCTGCACTGCTTCCAGTACATTGTGCTGGGAATCTGCTCCGAGTGGGATCAGACCGATCTGGCTGTCGTTCAGCAGCTGGTTGTCAACCAGATCGTTCAAATCACTATTGAACCTACACAAATCTGTGACCAAAAGTTCGCAAGTCTGCGCTGGAAGGATTTTGAGCTCAACGAGTTCTTAGTGCAACAAAGACAAATCGGAGTTTCGGTCGACAAGCAACTCATGATGGACCACTGCAAGAAGCTGTGGAAGGATACTCCGCAGCCGTTGGTCACCGAGTACAACAACAATAGTATACACAACTCAAAGACGCCCATGGAGATTGCCCGTGAGCAACTAGCGGTGCGACAATCCTTAGCTGCTCGCTTGGATGCACAGCGCTCGGTCCAAGTGACACCGTCAAGGCCGCTAAACGCCGATGCCCCTGAATATGCGCCTAAACATCTGCCGCTGGTCAATGTG ACAAATTTACAGGTGCCAATGCAAGACCCAAACAATACTCAGAAACCGGTATTTGTATCGACAAATCCTTATAATCGTGCCAACTATCAGCCCGCTGTGCCGGCTGCTCAACCATATGTGCCCAAGGCGAACCCCCGATCGCAATACACCTATTACAATGTTCGCATGAACAAACCGTTTAACGCCATGCCGCCGCCGGCCGGTCCACATGTGCCCATTCAGCACTATAATCAACAGCCTAGCTACGTGCCAGTGAATTATGTTCCTGCACGGTTCACTCCACCTCGAACGCCATCGATTGCGCAACATCAAATCCCCATTCCTGCCTTCAGAACCACCAGCTTAACGGTGGGCCTCACCTACGACGTGGATGTAAGCTATGTTGAGAACGGTCCGTACCTATTTTGGGTGCACCTGAAAAGCAGCGATCATGATCTGAGCACCATGATGGGTCAAATTGAACGGACGAAGCTCAAGGTGCTCACTCAGGCTCCTGAGCTTGGAACTGCCTGCGTGGCCCGCTTCTCAGAAGATGGTCATCTGTATCGCGCTATGGTGTGCGCTGTTTACGCCCAACGTTACCGCGTTGTCTACGTGGACTACGGAAACTCTGAGTTGTTGTCCACAAGTGATCTGTTCCAAATACCCCCAGAATTGTTGGAAATCAAACCATTTGCTTTCCGCTTTGCTTTGGCCGGAACCAAGGAAATTGAGCCCATTGACGAAAGCATGAAGCGGATTTTCAAGAAATCGTCCATTTATCGTAACTTTGAACTGACTGTCCAGGCGCCGGAGAGTGTGGGCTCCATGCAAACCTGCCATCTCAACCAGAAT GGCACCAATATGCTGGAGCTTCTTAGACAGTTAAAGAACTCGCGTCAGTCCTACAAAAAGGCGGAGCAACTTGAAAACGACGACGCCGTGGAGATCCGTTTTATTGATTCGCCCAGCAACTTCTATGTGCAGAAAGTGGCCAACATAGGAAAGTTCGAGCAGCTCATGGACGAGATGTTCTCCTACTACAATGCAAACCAGAGAGTTCCCGATCAGTTGATCCTTGGCGCACCCTGCATTGTTAAATGCGATCAGGAATGGTACCGTGCAGAGATTCTACGAGTTGATGACTCTGTGATTGTTCGGCACGTAGATTTTGGTTATGAACAGAATGTGAAGCGACACCTGATTGGTCATATTGCTGAGAAGCATCTGGAAATGCCTCGCCAGGCAATTAAGTGCTGCTTGAAAGGATTCGAGAACAGCGAACTTAGCGAAGACAAGGTTACCGATCAGTTTGAAATGTTAGCTGAGGAATCCAATATCCGAAGGCGCACATTTAGTGTGCGTATCTTTCGCATAGAACCCGATGGTCTGAACGTAGTAAACCTACTGGCCAAGAACCTGAATGTGATGAAGAAGCTCTACAAGCTTTCCATGCCTTTTGAACAGTATCTGTCCCTGGAAAAGGGTCAGTTTAATACAAACAACTCCCGTGGCGAGTCTGTGATCTCTTCTGAGTTGAATAAGAGCCATATTTTGAACTCTACAAGCATTGTCGAGACCGAAAATCGTTTGCAAGTACAggaaaaacagcagcaacagaaaaaGGACGATGTTAAGCAGCAGCGACTAGCGGTTGAAATTCCACAAGCAGTAAAGTCAGTTAGCAAAAACTCGACAGACTGGGATAAACGTAGCTCCACCTCGGCAGGCTCAAAGGACGGTAAGCGTCAGCAGCAGGAACAAATTCAGCGAGTCGATCGCCATTTAGACTTCAGCTGTGAGACACAGAGCACCGGTAGTTACAACAGTGGCACGAGTTCGCCGCGCAAGGGTAACCGACAACAGAACGGTCGCACACCGATCCAATCACCACGCCATCATGAAAAGCAGGAAGCGAAAAAAAATGC GCGCTTTAGCAACAGCGAGTCACCCCGCAGGAGTAAGGATGGCCAGCAGGGGAACCAACGCTCCCAAAATGCGCCACAGGGCTATGCTCAAAAACCGCAGCGTCAAAAATCCACGTTGGACGGTACTATCAACTCAAAGCGTTCCAGCGGAGTGGTGAGTGATATTACCTCATCCAGCACCGAATCGGTGGCTGCCCCCAAGCCGGAGAAATACGTTTCCTTGGATAAACCGTATGCGCTGCAGGAGATGAGAACACCTAGTAAGGAGGCAGTCAGTCTGTCTTGGTGGATCTCGCCATTTCAGTTCTACATCGTGCCCAAGTCTGTCTCTGCTAAGTACGATAATGTCTTGCGTGACATGCAAGATTTCTACCGCCAGAAGCAACTCCAGCCACTTCAATTAAAGGTTGGATCCACCGTGGTTGTGCGCCAGCGAAAGAACAATGCCATTCTGCGTGCTACTGTGACCGCATGCAATCACATGATGCGCAAGTATCGCGTTTTTTGCGTGGATACAGGCAGCTTGATAACAGTCACCTCAGAGGATATTTGGCAGTTGGAGCAGCGCTTTGCAGATGTGCCCTGTATGGCACATCGCTGCAGCTTTCACAGCGTCGTTACCAACTATGATCCATTGTACATTGTGGATCGCATGGAAAAGTTCGTGCCAGTTAATGCCAAGGTCGATTGCGAGTTCGTGTCCAAAGAGAAGAGCAACCAAGGCTCGAATATCAGCAGCACTTTCTCCTACACAGTTAATATGTTTGTAAACGGAGCATCCCTACGAGATATGCTCGTCAAAGCGGAATTCCTTACCGAAGTGGCACCTG AGATTCGCGTTAACCTTTTAGCTGGTCAGCAGATTAGAGGAAAATTCACTTCTATTCGTGACATGACAAGCTTTAAGGTTCAGTTTGATTACGGTAACAATGTGAACTTCCTTTGCACCTATGACGATGCTAAATTTGTAAAGTCTAATCCGAATTTGGCCAGGCGATTCAAGGAATTTTACGAGGGTAAATCGTTTGCCTTGAATGTCAAGAATGTCTGCGAAAACAATAT CGTTCATCTGAGACCTGTAATGCCGTTGTTCTTAGAGGATCGCAGGGCATTCATCTGCCCCTATCCCGTGGTGTTGAGCTCATTCCAAGCTCTCGTTGTGTACACCGCTAAACCTTACCGCGTGTATGTCCAACCGCAGACCATAGTACCAATTATGCAGACCCTATTGGATAATATGTATGAACACTACAAGACCAAGG gcGACTCTTTGAAAAAATTTGATGTGGGACAGATCTGTGCTGTACGAAGATCCGATGGCAATTGGTACAGAGCCAGAATCTCAGGAAAGGATTCGAATGAAGCGTGCTTAGAGGTATTTTACATCGATTACGGCTACACAGAGGAAATAAAGCGTGACGATATCAAGGCATTGGATGCAAAGTTTTATGAGCACGCAAGCGGCTTTGCAGTGGAGATTAATTTGCCGATTGGCCGCCCCAGCAACGATACAAAGCTAAAGGCGCGTATAGCCGAGATTCTTGAGAAGAAGGTTGTCACTATCAAATCGATTGAGGTGCGGCGCAGTCATCTAATTGCCGATGTCATTTTGGAAAACAATCAGAGTGTGATAGATCTGCTAAAGGCTGAGAAGCTTGTACCCGGCAAAGATTTGGATTACATGCGCAAGCAAATGGAGAAAGGAAAGTCTCGCACTTACGAGTACATTGAAACAGTAGACCTTACCTTGGACGAAGAGGAGGATAAGGGTCGCAAGGAAACTGCCAGCAAGTCGGGTTCGGCAAATGCCTCCCCAAAGAAGAAACAAAATAATGACAAGGATCGCGAGTCCAAAAAGAGTAAACCAGCAGAGCCTGCTCGGACTATTGCTCCACAACCTATTGCATTAAAAACTCCTTCACCAGTTCCGGCGGAGCCAGCACTAGTGCCAAAGCCAGCCACTCCAGTTCCAGAGGTAGTTGAAGTACCAGAAATTAATCCAACTGTGGAAGAAGCTGCTGCCGAGTCAAAGCAAGCTCCTGCACAAGAGGATCCTTACAAAGACTTGGACTGCGTTGTCCTGAGCCATTGCGACAATCCTGCACAGTTCTATGTCCACCCGATCGATCAGCTATCGAAACTAAATCAGCTGCATGAGAACCTTCAGATTGTGTCTCCCTCTTTGCCCCAGTTGATGAACGTTGTAAACGGTGCGGACTGTGTGTCGATGTATTCGGTGGACAAATGCTGGTATCGCGCTAAAATCATTGATGCCGAGCTAATGGTACTACTTTTTATAGACTATGGCAACACAGATTGCGTATCGGATGCCACTGAGATCAAAGAAAGCATGTGGTCGCACATCGAACCGTTCTGCTTGCCATGCGCACTCCCGATTCGCCCCAAGGGTACTGCAGATTGGGTGGATGCAGCGAATGGCATCTTTAACGAATCGTACTCGAAGGTCCCGCGTCTGGAGTACCTTACCCAAGGAGATCACTATACGACCAGCTATGTTAACATGTATATTGATGGCGAGGATGTGGCTAAGAAATTAATTGCCGATGGGTTTGCTAGGCCGTTAGAGTATTTGGCCAGCGGATGCAGCTGCTACATTTCGCACGTGAATGGAATTTGTGATTTCTTTATTCAACTTGAACGTGATTCAAAGGCGCTAGAACTAATTGAATTGTATTTGCGCAAGAAGGACACATTAAAGCCCCTCGAAGGATTTGAAAAGGGTTTGATTGTGGCTGCTCTATTTGAGGACGATGAGCTGTGGTACCGAGCTCAGTTGCAGAAGGAGTTGCCCGATTCCCGATACGAAGTACTCTTTATCGACTACGGTAACACCTCCACCACATCGAAGTGTCTAATGCTGTCCGAGGAGATCGCTAGCCTGCCCAGCTTATCCAAGAAATGTTCGCTGCAGTTGCCTGATGCCTACATCTCATGGACACCAGAAGCGGAGGCCAAATTCATCGAACTGACAGGCGAGGGTGAGCTGGTGTTTACCACACAGCTTCTGAAGCCAGGCCAGGATCATGTCACCATTGATCTCCTCCTCGATGGAGAGAACATCGTCGAGCGCCTGTTGCCGTTGTGCCAGCGAAAGGAATCCAAGGAAGCCAGTAAGGAGTCCCTAGCTGTTACCACTAAAGCTATCATTACACACGTGGAGAATACATCCCGTATATATCTACAATTTAGCGAGAAGGATTCATTAATGGACATTATATGCGAGAAGCTAAATGGAAGCAAGCTGCAGCCTATGACGGAAAAGGCTTCAGTGGATGATATGTGCGTAGTTCAATTCGCCGACGACTTGGAGTTCTATCGCTCACGTATCCTGGAAGTGCTCGAAGATGACCAATACAAAGTCATTATGATTGATTACGGCAATACGACCGTGGTGGATAAGCTTTACGAGTTACCTCAAGACTTCACGCTCATTAAACCTGTGGCCGAAGTATGCAGCATGGAACCCAGCGCCATATTTGAGAAAAATAAGGCTCTAACCCTGACAACACTTGACGCACTGCTGGACAGCTGCAAATGTGTTGTGGCGGTGGAATTTGTAAACAAGTCTGCCAATCCTCCTGTGGTCAGATTGACTACTAAAGATAAGAGGAGCCTGAATATCTATGAACACCTTCAGAAGTTGGTTCAAGCCGAGCTAAAACTAATCCAAAAGCGAAACGAGAACTCTGAATGCGTTATCTCATATGGCAGCTCCCCCAAGAGTTTTTATGTGCAGATGAAGCACAATTCAGCGGATTTGGACTTGATTGTAAAGACACTGCAGTCCTTAAAGAAGGAGAAACTGAAAAAATTAATCGATCCTACAACAAATTCAAACGGTGTTTGCTACTCTCAAGAGGATGCCTGTTACTATCGCTGTAGTATCAAGTCGGTATTGGATCCTAGCCAGGGTTTTGAAGTCTTTTTGCTAGATTATGGAAACACCCTGGTCGTTCCTGAGGTCTGGCAACTACCCGAAGAGATAGAGCCGATTCCATCGTTGGCTCTACACTGCCAGCTGAGTGATATTCCGATGGATGTGTCTGACGAAAAGCTAGAAGAAGCCTTTGCAGCTTTGCTAGAGCAGCACTTCGGAGAACTATACGAAATTACCACTCAGCCGAACGAGGATGAGACAAAACCTCTGATTGCTCAACTCCGTATCAACTACAAGGATTTCGTCCAGGAGCTGGTCAGTACGGTGACCGGCGTACAGAAACCGCTCGAAGCGGAGCTGCACAACTGTGTTGTGGTGCAGTTCGATGGCCCCATGTCCTTCTACGTCCAGATGGAGAGCGATGTGCCAGCACTAGAGCAAATGACTGATAAACTGCTCGATGCAGAACAGGACCTACCCGCCTTTAGCGACCTCAAAGAGGGAGCTTTGTGTGTGGCTCAGTTCCCGGAGGACGAGGTCTTCTATCGCGCCCAGATTCTCAAGGTTTTGGACGACGGAAAGTGCGAGGTGCATTTTATTGACTTTGGCAACAATGCCGTGACCCAGCAGTTCCGCCAGCTGCCTGAGGAGTTGGCCAAGCCGGCGCGATACAGCAGGCATTGTGAGCTGGATGCGTCTACCATATCCAAGTGCGACGCAGCCCTGCTCCAGACGTTCATCGACACTCGCTTCTCTGAAACATTCCAGGTAGAGATTCTGGCCACCAAGGAAGCTGGCACCCATGTCGTGCGACTCTTCTACCAGAGCAAGAACATCAGCGAGAAGCTTCAGGAAAGTCAGTGA